From Pseudomonas sp. stari2:
ACGCGTTCCAGTCTTCGAGGGAAGCGTCGACATCCAGAAAATCGGTCATTGCAGGGCACGTCTCAAAACAAGGGGCAGATGGGCGGCGACTTTATCACGAGCGGGCATTGAGCCAGATCAACATCCGCCGTGACCGATCGGTCGATCCTGTATGCATCCGCCGAATCGCAGGAGTCGATCCGGCCCCTGTCAGGAGACGTGTCATGAGCAGCACCTTTTTCATTCCCGCGGTAAACATCATGGGCAGCGGCTGCCTCGACGAAGCCATGAATGCCATCCGCAACTACGGTTTTCGCAAGGCGCTGATCGTCACCGACGCCGGGTTGGCCAAGGCCGGCGTGGCGACCATGATCGCCGAGAAACTGGCGATGCAGGACATCGACTCGTTGATCTTCGACGGCGCCAAACCCAATCCGAGCATCGCCAATGTCGAGGCCGGGCTGGCGCTGCTCAAGGACAACCGGTGTGATTTCGTCGTGTCACTCGGCGGCGGCTCGCCCCACGACTGCGCCAAGGGCATCGCCCTGTGCGCGACCAATGGCGGGCAGATCCGTGACTACGAAGGCGTCGATCAATCGGCCAAGCCGCAACTGCCGCTGATTGCCATCAACACCACGGCCGGCACGGCCAGCGAGATGACCCGGTTCTGCATCATCACCGACGAAACCCGTCACGTGAAAATGGCCATTGTCGACCGTAATGTCACGCCGCTGCTGTCGGTCAACGACCCGGCGTTGATGGTCGCCATGCCGAAAAGCCTGACCGCCGCCACCGGCATGGACGCACTGACCCACGCCATCGAAGCCTACGTGTCCACCGCCGCCAACCCGATCACCGATGCCTGCGCGTTGAAGGCGATCACCCTGATCAGCAACAACCTGCGCCTGGCGGTACGCGACGGCAGCGACCTCGCCGCACGGGAAAACATGGCGTATGCGCAGTTCCTCGCCGGCATGGCGTTCAACAA
This genomic window contains:
- the yiaY gene encoding L-threonine dehydrogenase, yielding MSSTFFIPAVNIMGSGCLDEAMNAIRNYGFRKALIVTDAGLAKAGVATMIAEKLAMQDIDSLIFDGAKPNPSIANVEAGLALLKDNRCDFVVSLGGGSPHDCAKGIALCATNGGQIRDYEGVDQSAKPQLPLIAINTTAGTASEMTRFCIITDETRHVKMAIVDRNVTPLLSVNDPALMVAMPKSLTAATGMDALTHAIEAYVSTAANPITDACALKAITLISNNLRLAVRDGSDLAARENMAYAQFLAGMAFNNASLGYVHAMAHQLGGFYDLPHGVCNAVLLPHVQTFNALVCADRLTDVAHAMGADIRGFSPEEGAKAAIDAIRCLAKDVDIPGGLRDLGAKCTDIPVLAANALKDACGFTNPRAADQRQIEEIFRSAF